One Halobacterium zhouii genomic region harbors:
- a CDS encoding phenylalanine--tRNA ligase subunit alpha, producing MKLPAQQLAVLESSSADEPRRIDDLAVDLEEPPETVAGAAFELQDAGLVTVLEETTEEVELTEEGREYAETGLPEVRLYEAALDAGADGDAVSMGQVIGASGLEGPQVDIALSNYARKGYGSIDSGELTADPDADPESDAEAAALTALASGDQAETTEDGVLDQLDRRDLVEVRERTVRSVQLTDAGVDELMAGVEASEAVGQLTPEMLASGEWRDAEFADYNVEADAGEYTPGKVHVLRQAAERVKEVLVGMGFQEMEGPHVDADFYINDCLFMPQDHPARNHWDRFALSNPEKIDGLPADLVERVERAHREGVGSDGDGYHSPWDEDFARALALRGHTTSLTARYLSGVAGEDVEPPQRYFSVEKAYRNDTLDATHLLEFFQIEGWVMADDLSVRDLMGTFREFYGEFGITDIRFKPTYNPYTEPSFELFGRHPETDELIEIGNSGIFRPEMLEPLGIEADVMAWGLALERLLMLITGFEDIRDVHGTMGDLEFLRDAEVVY from the coding sequence ATGAAACTGCCAGCACAGCAACTCGCGGTGCTCGAGTCCTCGAGCGCCGACGAGCCACGACGGATCGACGACCTCGCGGTGGACCTCGAGGAGCCACCGGAGACGGTCGCGGGCGCGGCGTTCGAACTCCAGGACGCCGGCCTCGTGACGGTTCTCGAGGAGACAACCGAGGAGGTCGAACTGACCGAGGAGGGACGTGAGTACGCCGAGACGGGGCTGCCGGAAGTACGCCTCTACGAGGCCGCACTCGACGCGGGCGCGGACGGCGATGCAGTGTCGATGGGGCAGGTCATCGGCGCGTCAGGTCTCGAGGGCCCGCAGGTCGACATCGCGCTCTCGAACTACGCGCGGAAGGGCTATGGCAGCATCGACTCCGGGGAACTGACTGCGGACCCGGACGCCGACCCCGAAAGCGACGCGGAGGCCGCGGCGCTCACAGCGCTCGCGTCTGGAGACCAGGCCGAGACGACCGAGGACGGCGTGCTCGACCAACTGGATCGCCGCGACCTCGTCGAGGTTCGAGAGCGCACCGTGCGCTCGGTGCAGTTGACCGACGCGGGCGTCGACGAACTGATGGCGGGCGTCGAGGCGAGCGAGGCGGTCGGCCAGCTAACCCCCGAGATGCTCGCGTCGGGCGAGTGGCGGGACGCGGAGTTCGCGGACTACAACGTCGAAGCCGACGCCGGTGAGTACACGCCCGGGAAGGTCCACGTGCTCCGGCAGGCCGCCGAGCGCGTGAAGGAAGTGCTCGTCGGGATGGGCTTCCAGGAGATGGAGGGCCCGCACGTCGACGCGGACTTCTACATCAACGACTGCCTGTTCATGCCCCAGGACCACCCCGCGCGCAACCACTGGGACCGGTTCGCGCTCTCGAACCCCGAGAAGATAGACGGCCTGCCAGCGGACCTCGTGGAGCGCGTCGAGCGCGCCCACCGCGAGGGCGTCGGGTCGGACGGCGACGGCTATCACTCGCCGTGGGACGAGGACTTCGCGCGTGCGCTCGCGCTCCGCGGGCACACGACGAGTCTCACCGCCCGCTACCTCTCCGGGGTTGCAGGCGAGGACGTCGAACCCCCGCAGCGGTACTTCAGCGTCGAGAAGGCCTACCGGAACGACACCCTGGACGCCACGCACCTCCTGGAGTTCTTCCAGATCGAGGGGTGGGTGATGGCCGACGACCTCTCGGTTCGGGACCTCATGGGGACGTTCCGGGAGTTCTACGGTGAGTTCGGCATCACCGACATCCGGTTCAAGCCGACGTACAACCCGTACACCGAACCCTCGTTCGAGCTGTTCGGTCGTCACCCGGAGACGGACGAACTCATCGAGATCGGGAACTCCGGTATCTTCCGCCCGGAGATGCTCGAACCCCTCGGCATCGAGGCCGACGTGATGGCGTGGGGCCTCGCGCTCGAGCGCCTGCTCATGCTCATCACGGGCTTCGAGGACATCCGTGACGTACACGGGACGATGGGTGACCTGGAGTTCCTCCGCGACGCGGAGGTGGTGTACTGA
- the pheT gene encoding phenylalanine--tRNA ligase subunit beta, whose amino-acid sequence MPVVDIDPDELRTLTGHSEKSDDELRDDLFDLGVEYEGETEDGEFKLEFEADRLDRLSVEGIARSLRYQYGDSRGVYVPDTNAADWTIEVDESVPDERPYVTGAVVRGVDLDEDALDSLIQLQEKLHATMGRKRAKGAIGIHDLTMLKGGGLGGPGDEAGSDGEPAPSIEYRGIDPDGDRFVPLDADTDMTPAEVLTDHPTGEKFADLLSGYERYPAIYDDIGLFSFPPVINGKRTEVTTDSRDLFVELTGTDQWTIDKMCAIICYALDARGGTIEEVTVEYPDRELPRPDFEVDTKHVAHERVETLLGIDLDVDDVVDLAERSGLDAELEETGDDELSYAVDVPPYRVDVLHPVDVVDDIGRAYGFNELVPRYPDVSTVGGRTETSRLESAARTALVGAGFEDLLNFNMTSEAENFERMRLSTDDGRSSGDSGDGQSPDGTGDTAVGAADPATIEEPYSEDFTILRTWALPSLLTVLENNTHRSYPQNLAEIGFAAHVDDSTETGVAERRTVAGVLASHDASYEDAKARLQALCDEFHVDLETPRTEHPSFIEGRAASVVVDGEQVGVLGEVHPEVIVDHDVEVPVAAFEFDLDALQ is encoded by the coding sequence ATGCCGGTCGTCGACATCGACCCCGACGAACTCCGAACGCTCACGGGCCACAGCGAGAAATCGGACGACGAACTCAGGGACGACCTCTTCGACCTCGGCGTCGAGTACGAGGGGGAGACCGAGGACGGCGAGTTCAAACTCGAGTTCGAGGCCGACCGCCTCGACCGCCTCTCCGTCGAAGGCATCGCGCGCAGTCTGCGCTACCAGTACGGCGACTCGCGCGGCGTCTACGTCCCCGATACGAATGCCGCCGACTGGACCATCGAGGTCGACGAGAGCGTGCCCGACGAACGACCCTACGTCACCGGCGCGGTCGTCCGCGGCGTGGACCTGGACGAGGACGCCCTGGACTCGCTCATTCAACTCCAGGAGAAACTCCACGCGACGATGGGACGGAAGCGCGCGAAGGGCGCCATCGGCATCCACGACCTGACGATGCTGAAAGGTGGGGGGCTCGGCGGGCCGGGTGACGAAGCCGGCAGCGACGGCGAACCCGCGCCGTCCATCGAGTACCGCGGCATCGACCCGGACGGCGACCGCTTCGTCCCGCTGGACGCGGACACCGACATGACCCCCGCCGAGGTGCTCACCGACCACCCGACCGGCGAGAAGTTCGCCGACCTGCTCTCCGGGTACGAGCGCTACCCCGCCATCTACGACGACATCGGGTTGTTCAGTTTCCCGCCGGTCATCAACGGGAAGCGAACCGAGGTCACCACGGACTCCCGGGACCTGTTCGTCGAACTCACTGGGACCGACCAGTGGACCATCGACAAGATGTGTGCCATCATCTGCTACGCGCTCGACGCGCGCGGCGGCACCATAGAGGAGGTCACCGTGGAGTACCCCGACAGGGAACTCCCGCGGCCGGACTTCGAGGTGGACACCAAGCACGTCGCCCACGAGCGCGTGGAGACGCTGCTCGGCATCGACCTCGACGTGGACGACGTCGTCGACCTCGCGGAACGCTCCGGGCTCGACGCGGAACTCGAGGAGACGGGCGACGACGAACTCAGCTACGCCGTCGACGTGCCGCCGTACCGCGTGGACGTCCTCCACCCGGTCGACGTCGTCGACGACATCGGGCGCGCGTACGGGTTCAACGAACTCGTGCCGCGGTACCCCGACGTCAGCACCGTCGGTGGGCGCACCGAGACCTCGCGGCTCGAATCCGCCGCGCGCACCGCGCTCGTCGGCGCCGGCTTCGAGGACCTGCTGAACTTCAACATGACCAGCGAGGCCGAGAACTTCGAGCGCATGCGTCTCTCGACCGACGACGGTCGGTCGTCCGGCGATTCCGGTGACGGTCAGTCGCCAGACGGTACTGGCGACACCGCAGTGGGAGCAGCCGACCCCGCGACCATCGAAGAACCGTACAGCGAGGACTTCACCATCCTCCGCACGTGGGCGCTCCCGTCGCTTCTGACCGTCCTCGAGAACAACACGCACCGCTCGTACCCCCAGAATCTCGCGGAGATCGGGTTCGCCGCGCACGTCGACGACTCGACGGAGACGGGGGTCGCGGAGCGCCGCACCGTCGCCGGCGTGCTCGCGAGCCACGACGCCTCCTACGAGGACGCGAAGGCGCGCCTGCAGGCGCTCTGTGACGAGTTCCACGTCGACCTGGAGACGCCGCGAACCGAACACCCGTCGTTCATCGAGGGGCGCGCCGCGAGCGTCGTCGTGGACGGCGAACAGGTCGGCGTCCTCGGCGAAGTTCACCCCGAGGTCATCGTCGACCACGACGTCGAAGTGCCGGTCGCCGCCTTCGAGTTCGACCTCGACGCGCTCCAGTAG
- a CDS encoding quinone-dependent dihydroorotate dehydrogenase — MYRLLKPLLFRLPPETAHDGVRRLLRAAQQSGLHRAYARNYLVEDDRLTTEAFGQSFSNPVGVAAGFDKNAAVPRALAALGFGHVEVGAVTAESQPGNPKPRLFRLREDEALVNRMGFNNAGADVVGSRLDDEPLPDAPVGVNVGKSKVTALEDAPEDYRYTYDRVADAADYVVVNVSSPNTPGLRELQGRERLAAILEELRDAGETPLLVKLSPDLHRDAVADAVDLAEEVGLDGVIATNTTTDRPDDLRSPDAPQKGGLSGAPIRDRATEQVRFVAERTDLPVVGVGGVATAADAYEKIRAGASVVQLYTSLVYRGPAVARDINEGLLELLERDGFDSVADAVGADL; from the coding sequence ATGTACCGTCTTCTCAAGCCGCTACTGTTCCGTCTCCCACCGGAGACTGCACACGACGGCGTTCGGAGGCTCCTGCGAGCAGCACAGCAGTCGGGCCTCCACCGCGCGTACGCGAGAAACTACCTCGTCGAGGACGACCGCCTCACCACGGAGGCGTTCGGCCAGTCCTTCTCGAACCCCGTGGGAGTGGCGGCGGGCTTCGACAAGAACGCCGCCGTTCCGCGTGCACTCGCCGCCCTCGGCTTCGGACACGTCGAGGTGGGCGCGGTCACGGCAGAGTCCCAGCCTGGAAATCCGAAGCCGCGGTTGTTCCGTCTTCGGGAGGACGAGGCGCTCGTCAACCGGATGGGGTTCAACAACGCCGGCGCGGACGTCGTCGGCAGCCGTCTCGACGACGAACCACTGCCGGACGCCCCGGTGGGCGTGAACGTCGGGAAGTCGAAGGTCACGGCCCTCGAGGACGCGCCCGAGGACTACCGGTACACGTACGACCGCGTGGCCGACGCTGCCGACTACGTCGTGGTGAACGTCTCCAGTCCGAACACGCCGGGGCTCCGCGAGTTGCAGGGCCGCGAGCGCCTCGCAGCCATCCTCGAGGAGTTGCGGGACGCCGGCGAGACGCCGCTGTTAGTGAAACTCTCGCCGGACCTCCATCGGGACGCGGTGGCGGACGCCGTCGACCTGGCCGAGGAGGTGGGCCTGGACGGCGTCATCGCGACGAACACCACGACCGACCGTCCGGACGACCTCCGGAGTCCGGACGCCCCTCAGAAGGGCGGCCTCTCGGGCGCGCCCATTCGGGACCGCGCGACCGAGCAGGTCCGGTTCGTGGCGGAGCGGACCGACCTCCCCGTGGTGGGCGTCGGCGGCGTCGCCACCGCGGCGGACGCCTACGAGAAGATTCGCGCGGGCGCGTCCGTGGTGCAACTGTACACGAGCCTCGTCTACCGCGGTCCCGCCGTCGCACGCGACATCAACGAGGGACTGCTCGAGTTGCTGGAGCGGGACGGCTTCGACTCCGTGGCGGACGCCGTCGGCGCGGACCTCTGA
- a CDS encoding DUF7344 domain-containing protein — translation MSLDDISADVGQSTPGDGATNISSGEADALFSCLADARRRAVLECLAERSEPVALDDLADHVASAATEPDRDGRDAQTDALVSLIHVDIPKLQHADVVEVNRDADVVSPSDRFAAAEALRTRL, via the coding sequence ATGTCACTCGACGATATTTCGGCGGACGTCGGACAGTCGACCCCCGGGGACGGCGCGACGAACATCTCGTCGGGGGAGGCAGACGCGCTGTTCTCGTGTCTGGCGGACGCGCGTCGGCGCGCAGTGCTCGAGTGCCTCGCCGAGCGCTCGGAACCGGTCGCTCTCGACGACCTCGCCGACCACGTCGCGAGCGCCGCGACCGAACCAGACCGGGACGGCCGGGACGCTCAGACGGACGCGCTCGTCTCGCTGATCCACGTCGACATCCCGAAGTTACAACACGCCGACGTTGTCGAGGTGAACCGTGACGCAGACGTGGTCAGCCCGAGCGACCGGTTCGCCGCCGCGGAGGCGCTGCGGACCAGGCTGTGA
- a CDS encoding non-histone chromosomal MC1 family protein has protein sequence MVREDGKRNFALRSGNGTESSVFSGNTPRQAALKAARRLDDVADSESNADHEEIRLREKGTDKVHIYDAWAWHEDAPSDKPDWMPGGITKANVSKQGIDHIDDV, from the coding sequence ATGGTACGTGAGGACGGTAAGCGCAACTTCGCGCTCCGAAGTGGCAACGGCACAGAATCAAGCGTCTTCAGTGGAAACACGCCACGGCAGGCGGCACTCAAGGCAGCACGGCGACTCGACGACGTCGCCGACAGCGAGAGTAACGCCGACCACGAGGAGATCCGTCTCCGAGAGAAAGGGACCGACAAGGTACACATCTACGACGCGTGGGCCTGGCACGAGGACGCACCGAGCGACAAACCAGACTGGATGCCCGGGGGAATCACGAAAGCGAACGTCTCCAAGCAGGGCATCGACCACATCGACGACGTCTGA
- the endA gene encoding tRNA-intron lyase, whose translation MDGELRGDEVRVGGDARQRFHDARGYGHPLEGDTISLSLVEAAHLLFRGDLEAVDGMGFREFLATRDAGFSGRFLVYTDLRDRGFYLAPDREPWRENPSPADFVVFPRGKGPGDGVVEYRIRVVGERTDVPASELGDAVLAVVDEESEITYLDVEPLEPDGSTDSVTVDAAEGVLLDDRVLLWNPPASLHQQAFYGQPLGGRAAEHDALQLSLVEAAYLAASGDLALVGGGGIEVVVERGRAVEGERFDRRLRVYRALRDAGMVPKTGFKFGADFRVYADVDSVDDLGHSSLLVRVLPADHTFAPRDLSLDVRLAHGVRKRMVFALDDTTDDTIRWRSVSRLTP comes from the coding sequence ATGGACGGCGAACTTCGCGGCGACGAGGTGCGCGTCGGTGGGGACGCGCGCCAGCGCTTCCACGACGCCCGCGGGTACGGCCACCCCCTCGAGGGCGACACCATCTCGCTGTCGCTCGTCGAGGCCGCCCACCTGCTGTTCCGGGGCGACCTCGAGGCCGTCGACGGGATGGGATTCCGGGAGTTCCTCGCGACCCGGGACGCCGGGTTCAGCGGGCGCTTTCTGGTCTACACGGACCTTCGGGACCGCGGATTCTACCTCGCGCCCGACCGCGAACCGTGGCGCGAGAACCCGAGTCCCGCCGACTTCGTGGTGTTCCCGCGCGGGAAAGGGCCGGGCGACGGCGTGGTCGAGTACCGGATCCGCGTGGTCGGCGAGCGCACCGACGTTCCCGCCTCGGAACTCGGCGACGCCGTGCTCGCGGTGGTCGACGAGGAGAGCGAAATAACGTATCTCGACGTCGAACCGCTCGAACCCGACGGGAGCACCGACTCGGTGACAGTGGACGCCGCCGAAGGCGTGTTGCTCGACGACCGCGTGCTGCTCTGGAACCCGCCCGCTTCCCTCCACCAGCAGGCGTTCTACGGCCAACCGCTGGGCGGCCGGGCGGCCGAACACGACGCGCTCCAACTGTCACTGGTGGAGGCCGCGTACCTCGCCGCCTCGGGAGACCTCGCGCTCGTCGGGGGCGGCGGCATCGAGGTCGTCGTGGAACGCGGGCGCGCCGTCGAGGGCGAGCGATTCGACCGCCGGCTCCGGGTGTACCGCGCGCTCAGGGACGCCGGAATGGTGCCCAAGACGGGGTTCAAGTTCGGCGCGGACTTCCGCGTGTACGCCGACGTCGACTCCGTCGACGACCTCGGCCACTCCTCGCTGTTGGTGCGCGTGCTCCCCGCCGACCACACGTTCGCGCCGCGGGACCTCTCGCTGGACGTGCGCCTCGCACACGGCGTGCGCAAGCGAATGGTTTTTGCGCTGGACGACACCACTGACGATACGATTCGCTGGCGCTCTGTCAGCCGCCTCACCCCTTGA
- a CDS encoding cation:proton antiporter has translation MVETTAVVLGVLVSFSIAIGVRFLANRTLLPYTVLLVTVGFVLTVFPLQTYLGFSLNPLFTHDAILFIFLPAIVFLGAAEIDHDRFRRNLPIVVITVLVGLPVAVLAIGWVGAKLFEMPLLIMLLFGAMAYPIDPVAVLSLFEDAGAPPRLAVLVEGESLLDDGLAIVVFSALLVLVRDASPTELTGTGLFSLARLGTFVIEFLVVSLGGTLVGIGIGYATYRVQRVTKDQANLFMTSFMAVYGGFYVAEHVLHVSGILATVVTGLVLGTWSRNYALSEENLEFLVGIWESIVFLLETMLFVAIGIQVSSRQVLSTLPIVLTTFILLIGVRAGVIYGIMNLLNQVIEDPVPVSYQHVIIWGGMHGVIPIALALSLGPDVPFEGQLRTAVFGVVVASMILQGLSMTSVLEATGVT, from the coding sequence ATGGTCGAGACAACCGCTGTCGTCTTAGGGGTGCTCGTCTCCTTCTCCATTGCTATCGGCGTTCGGTTTCTGGCGAACCGAACCTTGCTCCCATACACCGTTTTACTCGTCACAGTCGGGTTCGTATTGACGGTCTTTCCTCTTCAGACGTACCTCGGGTTCAGCCTCAACCCCCTCTTTACGCACGACGCGATTCTCTTCATATTTCTGCCAGCGATCGTGTTCCTTGGCGCTGCGGAGATTGATCACGATAGATTTCGACGAAACTTACCGATTGTTGTAATAACCGTTCTCGTTGGGCTGCCTGTCGCTGTTTTAGCAATCGGCTGGGTCGGCGCGAAGCTCTTCGAAATGCCGCTGTTGATCATGCTCCTGTTCGGAGCGATGGCCTATCCAATCGATCCCGTTGCCGTCCTCTCACTGTTTGAGGATGCGGGAGCTCCACCACGACTAGCAGTTCTTGTCGAGGGAGAGAGCCTGCTCGATGATGGTCTTGCGATCGTTGTGTTCTCGGCGTTGTTAGTACTCGTACGAGATGCTAGCCCCACGGAACTTACCGGAACGGGACTCTTCTCGTTAGCCCGGTTGGGGACGTTCGTGATCGAGTTCCTCGTTGTAAGTCTCGGCGGAACTCTCGTCGGAATCGGTATTGGATACGCCACGTACCGAGTGCAACGGGTAACGAAGGATCAAGCGAATCTTTTCATGACATCGTTCATGGCAGTCTACGGGGGTTTTTACGTCGCGGAACACGTGCTCCACGTAAGTGGGATTCTCGCCACGGTAGTTACAGGCCTCGTCTTGGGGACGTGGTCCAGAAACTACGCACTGAGCGAGGAGAACCTCGAGTTTCTGGTGGGGATTTGGGAGAGCATCGTCTTCCTGCTCGAAACGATGTTGTTCGTCGCCATCGGCATCCAGGTATCGTCGAGACAAGTGCTCAGCACGCTTCCCATCGTGCTAACTACGTTTATCCTCCTGATCGGTGTCCGTGCTGGCGTGATCTACGGAATCATGAATCTCCTGAACCAAGTGATCGAGGACCCCGTTCCCGTAAGCTACCAGCACGTTATCATCTGGGGTGGAATGCACGGCGTGATACCGATCGCTCTCGCACTCAGTCTCGGACCGGACGTCCCCTTCGAAGGCCAGCTCAGAACGGCGGTGTTTGGTGTTGTCGTCGCAAGCATGATCCTCCAGGGACTGTCGATGACAAGCGTGCTCGAAGCGACCGGTGTAACCTAA
- a CDS encoding helix-turn-helix domain-containing protein has product MATEATFTVPASEFPLGTIFDELPDVTVELERVVPSTSTVVPYFWVRGVETGDIVEAFAEHPGVRNIQLVDSVANEHLLRAEWVPNHEGVLDVLAEAELAIIEVIGTDEQWSFQIRGDSRDHLARFSTRCEELDIPIQLSEVRALARIENNEKNEMTDAQREVLALAYERGYFNSPRDVTMAELGDELGISQQAVASRLRRATRRIVSDTLSALEA; this is encoded by the coding sequence ATGGCCACGGAAGCGACGTTCACGGTGCCCGCGTCGGAGTTCCCGCTGGGCACCATCTTCGACGAACTACCGGACGTGACAGTCGAACTGGAGCGCGTCGTTCCGAGCACGAGCACTGTGGTTCCGTACTTCTGGGTTCGGGGCGTCGAGACGGGAGACATCGTCGAGGCGTTCGCCGAACACCCGGGCGTGCGGAACATCCAACTGGTCGATTCGGTGGCGAACGAACACCTGCTGCGCGCCGAGTGGGTGCCGAACCACGAGGGAGTCCTCGACGTGCTGGCGGAGGCGGAGCTAGCCATCATCGAGGTCATCGGGACGGACGAGCAGTGGTCGTTCCAGATACGCGGCGACAGCCGGGACCACCTCGCGCGGTTCAGTACCCGTTGCGAGGAACTGGACATCCCGATTCAACTGTCCGAAGTTCGTGCACTCGCGCGAATCGAGAACAACGAGAAAAACGAGATGACTGACGCACAGCGGGAGGTGCTGGCGCTGGCGTACGAGCGGGGGTACTTCAACTCTCCGCGCGACGTCACGATGGCGGAACTCGGCGACGAACTCGGCATCTCCCAGCAGGCGGTCGCGTCCCGACTGCGCCGCGCCACCCGCCGAATCGTCAGCGACACGCTCTCGGCGCTGGAGGCGTGA
- a CDS encoding tryptophan--tRNA ligase, whose product MNDDSHDETPGADSVALDPWGSSTISDYRSLFEEFGIEAFEDVLESVPAPHYLMRRAIIFGHRDYRRVLDAMREDEPFAALSGFMPTGDPHIGHKMVFDEIIWHQQQGADAYGLIADLEAHAARGLSWDEIDEHAEDYLLSLLALGFDADEGTLYRQSTNRELQDLAFELGADANLSEFEAIYGFDGETDVSHVQSVVTQMADILYPQLEEPKPTVIPVGPDQDPHMRLARDLAERTRFFKMTEAFASFELGDDERPLVARAHDARGEYAEDPDTPRCEEAAEWLRSADADVLDAYDDSTVESAIEKLENGGMEPLRPRLRFFDRRATDEAFDALVDAIDGEKRVFEGHVDVFEMDRETAEDLAVAVEVDHGGYGFVPPSSIYHRFMTGLTGGKMSSSIPASHISLLDDPGEGYDKVKAATTGGRETAEKQRELGGEADDCPVYELYAYLLAGDDDGLAEEVYSECVGGERLCGGCKEQAAELMEEFLADHQEKREEAREVLDDLDVELDSARAR is encoded by the coding sequence ATGAACGACGACTCTCACGACGAGACGCCGGGTGCAGACAGCGTTGCCCTCGACCCGTGGGGCTCCTCGACCATCTCGGACTACCGCAGCCTCTTCGAGGAGTTCGGCATCGAGGCCTTCGAGGACGTCCTCGAGTCGGTGCCGGCGCCCCACTACCTGATGCGGCGGGCCATCATCTTCGGCCACCGCGACTACCGCCGCGTGCTCGACGCGATGCGCGAGGACGAACCGTTCGCCGCCCTCTCCGGGTTCATGCCGACGGGCGACCCCCACATCGGCCACAAGATGGTGTTCGACGAGATCATCTGGCACCAGCAGCAGGGCGCGGACGCCTACGGCCTCATCGCGGACCTCGAAGCCCACGCCGCGCGCGGCCTCTCCTGGGACGAGATCGACGAGCACGCCGAGGACTACCTGCTCAGCCTGCTGGCGCTCGGCTTCGACGCCGACGAGGGCACGCTCTACCGGCAGTCCACGAACCGCGAGCTCCAGGACCTCGCGTTCGAACTCGGCGCGGACGCGAACCTCTCCGAGTTCGAGGCCATCTACGGCTTCGACGGCGAGACCGACGTATCGCACGTGCAGAGCGTCGTCACCCAGATGGCGGACATCCTCTACCCGCAACTCGAGGAGCCCAAGCCCACCGTCATCCCGGTCGGTCCGGACCAGGACCCCCACATGCGACTCGCGCGCGACCTCGCCGAACGCACGCGCTTCTTCAAGATGACCGAAGCGTTCGCCTCGTTCGAACTGGGCGACGACGAGCGCCCGCTGGTGGCGCGCGCCCACGACGCCCGGGGCGAGTACGCCGAGGACCCCGACACGCCGCGCTGCGAGGAGGCCGCCGAGTGGCTCCGCAGCGCGGACGCAGACGTGCTCGACGCGTACGACGACTCGACGGTCGAATCCGCCATCGAGAAACTCGAAAACGGCGGGATGGAACCGCTCCGCCCCCGACTCCGCTTTTTCGACCGCCGGGCGACCGACGAGGCGTTCGACGCGCTCGTCGACGCCATCGACGGCGAGAAGCGCGTCTTCGAGGGCCACGTCGACGTCTTCGAGATGGACCGCGAGACCGCCGAGGATCTCGCGGTCGCCGTCGAGGTCGACCACGGCGGCTACGGCTTCGTGCCGCCGTCCTCGATATACCACCGCTTCATGACCGGCCTCACGGGCGGGAAGATGTCCTCCTCGATTCCCGCGAGCCACATCAGCCTGCTCGACGACCCCGGGGAGGGCTACGACAAGGTCAAGGCCGCGACCACTGGCGGCCGCGAAACCGCCGAGAAGCAGCGCGAACTCGGTGGGGAAGCCGACGACTGTCCGGTGTACGAACTGTACGCCTACCTGCTCGCCGGGGACGACGACGGCCTCGCCGAGGAAGTGTACTCCGAGTGCGTCGGCGGGGAGCGACTCTGTGGCGGGTGTAAGGAGCAGGCAGCCGAACTGATGGAGGAGTTCCTCGCGGACCACCAGGAGAAACGCGAGGAAGCCCGCGAGGTGCTGGACGACCTGGACGTCGAACTGGACTCGGCGCGGGCGCGCTGA
- a CDS encoding endonuclease NucS domain-containing protein has protein sequence MQDAIRVLAGECAVRYESAGTIERDLRGDVVVVVKPDDTVLVHDADGYQPAAWLTRPGVVRYTRDARGFRLDAADGDERLVVESATEHGDAHYPASPAGPPVGTCECSGTLVRDGGRVVCVDCRAQYAIPRDAAVTDDACSDCGLPELRVQRGVEVTACLDRECCSIADVVRNHVEGVWTCRCGEPLEIQSSRGLRAVCSHCGADHRLPRGVVDGDCDCGLPAFDTGDGDRRCLDDGCKHELQTTT, from the coding sequence ATGCAGGACGCAATCCGCGTGCTCGCCGGCGAGTGCGCCGTGCGCTACGAGTCCGCCGGAACGATAGAACGCGACCTCCGCGGCGACGTCGTCGTCGTGGTGAAACCCGACGACACCGTGCTCGTCCACGACGCCGACGGCTACCAGCCAGCGGCGTGGCTCACGCGCCCGGGCGTCGTGCGCTACACGCGAGACGCACGCGGGTTCCGCCTCGACGCGGCGGACGGCGACGAGCGCCTCGTGGTGGAGAGCGCGACCGAGCACGGTGACGCCCACTACCCCGCCTCGCCGGCGGGGCCGCCCGTCGGTACCTGTGAGTGCAGTGGGACGCTCGTCCGGGACGGCGGGCGCGTCGTCTGCGTGGACTGTCGCGCGCAGTACGCGATTCCCCGGGACGCCGCCGTCACCGACGACGCGTGCTCCGACTGCGGACTCCCGGAGTTGCGCGTGCAACGCGGCGTCGAGGTGACCGCGTGTCTCGACCGCGAATGCTGTTCGATCGCCGACGTGGTCCGGAACCACGTCGAGGGCGTCTGGACGTGTCGCTGTGGCGAACCCCTGGAGATCCAGTCCAGTCGCGGCCTGCGCGCGGTCTGTTCGCACTGCGGGGCCGACCACCGACTCCCGCGCGGCGTCGTCGACGGCGACTGCGATTGCGGGCTTCCCGCGTTCGACACCGGCGACGGCGACCGGCGCTGTCTCGACGACGGCTGCAAGCACGAACTGCAGACCACGACCTGA